In Frederiksenia canicola, the sequence AGCGGAAAAAAATTGAGAGTTTCTGCGGTTATGTTATGCTTCATGGCAATTTTATCGGTGATTTTTAGGACAAGCGAAAACGATGTGGCTTACTTTTCTCTCCGTCATTATTGTCTCATTCACAACATTGATTGTCATGCGTCCCGTGGCACAGTGGATTGGTTTAGTCGATAAACCGAATTTCCGTAAACGCCATCAGGGCGTCATTCCCTTGATTGGTGGGATTGCCCTTTTTCTCGGTAATCTCACTTTTTACCTGATGCAGTGGGAACAGATGAAGTTCCCCGAACTCTATCTTTCTGCGGTGACAATTTTATTAGTGATCGGTGTGTTAGACGACCGTTTCGACATCAGCCCATTTTTGCGGGCGGGCATTCAAGCTGCATTGGCGGGAGCAATGATTTACAGTGGATTGTCTATCGCCAGCTTGGGTCAGCTTATCGCCCCTTTCAGCTTGGAACTTGGAGCGGTTGGTGTGGTGCTGACGGTGTTTATCACTATCGGAATCATCAACGCCTTCAATATGATTGACGGTATTGACGGTTTGTTGGCAGGTCTGTCGAGCGTTAGTTTTGCGGGCATCGGGATTTTGATGTGGCTCGATGATCAATATACGCTAGCGTACTGGTGTTTCGGTATTATCTGCGTGCTGCTGCCGTATGCGATGTTCAACCTGAGTGTTTTCGGGGCGAAGTGGAAAGTGTTTATGGGCGACTCGGGCAGCACGCTCATCGGCTTTACGATTATTTGGATTTTGCTACTTAGTACACAAGGACAAGGGCACGCCATTAGCCCAATCACGGGGTTATGGCTGATTGCCGTGCCGCTGATTGATATGGTGGCGATTATTTTCCGTCGCCTGAAAAAGGGGAAAAGTCCGTTCCGCCCAGACCGCTTGCACATTCACCATTTAATGATGCGTGCGGGGCTCACTTCTCGCCAAGCCCTTGCGGTGATTACCTTCGGCTCGGCACTCTGTGCGGGCTTCGGGATTTTAGGCGAAGTCTATTACTGGAACCAATGGGTGATGTTCGTTTGCTTTATCTCCCTGTTTTTTCTCTATTCCTATTCGATTATGCACGCCTGGCGTATCACCCGTTTTGTCCGCCGCCACAAACGCCGTTTGCGTAAAAAACAAGGGAACGTGAAGTCATGATGGGATTTGCAAAAAATACAGCGAAACTGACCGCTTGTATCGCTCTTGGTGCT encodes:
- the wecA gene encoding UDP-N-acetylglucosamine--undecaprenyl-phosphate N-acetylglucosaminephosphotransferase is translated as MWLTFLSVIIVSFTTLIVMRPVAQWIGLVDKPNFRKRHQGVIPLIGGIALFLGNLTFYLMQWEQMKFPELYLSAVTILLVIGVLDDRFDISPFLRAGIQAALAGAMIYSGLSIASLGQLIAPFSLELGAVGVVLTVFITIGIINAFNMIDGIDGLLAGLSSVSFAGIGILMWLDDQYTLAYWCFGIICVLLPYAMFNLSVFGAKWKVFMGDSGSTLIGFTIIWILLLSTQGQGHAISPITGLWLIAVPLIDMVAIIFRRLKKGKSPFRPDRLHIHHLMMRAGLTSRQALAVITFGSALCAGFGILGEVYYWNQWVMFVCFISLFFLYSYSIMHAWRITRFVRRHKRRLRKKQGNVKS